In the Vulpes vulpes isolate BD-2025 chromosome 12, VulVul3, whole genome shotgun sequence genome, ATGTCAGAGACCTGCACACCGTGGACAATGGCATCCTGGAACATCTCTATCCAACCAGTGAGCACAGGGCCAGAGGCAGGCCCGACTAAGACTGGGAGCTGAGGGCTGCTTCAGGTCACAAATTCTGAGCCTCCCATGGGTGCAATGGCCTGGGCTTGTGTCCCTTCACTAAGCATTAGAGCTGAGCCAGGGTTGAGGAGTGGGCCTTAGTCCCCTACTGTGCTCAGTGTTCTTCCTTTCGCAGTGGACGGTGGTGAATGGGATGTACTGATTGCTCACTTCCTGGGTGTGGATCACTGTGGCCACAAGTATGGCCCTCACCACCCTGAAATGGCCAAGAAGCTTAGCCAGATGGACCAGGTGATCCAGTGAGTGTGGGATATTGGCTGGGCGAGTGGGTTTGTGTCTGAGAATCTTAGGATATATTGGCccaaaagaaaaagtctttatCTTGGAGCCTTTTTCCTTGCTGAATTCTGTCTTTTCTAGGCCTTTTTCTGCAACTAGGGGCCTCATCCATCTTGAGTAACTCAGCATGTGGCTTTGGGCAGTAGGGTCATGACTGTAGAGGTATCTCTTTGCCAAATGTCTAGGCCCTCCTAATGGAAGTTATGGCTGGGGGTGAATGGCTCTCCCAGGAAAATCTTTATCCGTTCCTACCTCCTGACCTATTTCTTGGCCGTCAGGGGACTTGTGGAGCGTCTGGAGAATGACACACTACTGGTCGTGATTGGGGACCACGGGATGACCATAACTGGGGACCACGGAGGGGACAGTGACCTGGAGATCTCAGCTGCACTTTTTCTGTACAGTCCCAAAGCCCTCTTCCCCCGTGTCCCGCCAAAGGTGAGGCCTGGGTGTGCTTTGTCTGGTTTCTTGGTATTCAGTCGAATCACGATCACGGCATTCTTGTGGATCCCTCCATTTTAGGCCCCCAAATTCATGACTATGGGCATCCCCCACTCACTTCCTACCTAGGTCCCTATGTGTTCCATTCCAAATCCTGACCTCAGCTCTGTGGTGAACCCATTggctcctctccttttcctctagGAGCTGGAGATAGTTCCTCAAATCAGCCTTGTGCCTACACTGGCCCTGTTGCTGGGCCTGCCCATTCCATTTGGGAACATCGGGGAAGTGATGGCTGAGCTGTTCGCAGAGGCTGAAGACTCTCAGCCTCATTCCTCTGCTCTGGCCCAAGCCTCAGCTCTCCATCTGAATGCCCAGCAGGTAGGTGATGGGCTGTGCTTCCAGGTGACAGAGCTAGGGTGGGCATAGGAGAAGCGTAATGATCACTCCATTGTTGTTTGTTCACTCTTAGTCCCACTTTACATAGCCATGTCCTCCTTCCAGTATCCCTCCCTTCACCCCTGTCCTGGACAGAGTTTAGGTCCCTGATTTCCGGATTCCCCTCTTGGTAACACCTATCCTTGCCTCTGTCCTGGTTTATATCTGATGTGTTCTCTTGGTCTCTAACCATTTTTGCCAGGTATCCCGGTTTCTTCACACCTACTCAGCTGCTGCTCAGGACCTTCAAGTGAAGGAGCTTCATCAGCTTCAGAACCTTTTCTCCAAGGCCTCTGCTGACTACCAGCGGCTTCTCCAGAGTCCCCAGGGGGCTGAGGCAGCACTACAGACTGTGATCACTGAGCTGCAGCAGTTCCTGCGGGGAGTTCGGGCTATGTGCATTGAGTCTTGGGCTCGTTTCTCTCTGGGTCGCATGGCCGGGGGTGCCGCTCTCATGGCTGCTGCCTGCTTTCTTTGTCTGCTGGTATCCCAGTGGGCAACATACCCAGGCTTCCACCCCCTCCTCCTAACACCCATGGCCTGTGGTCTGGCTGGTACCATAGTGTGTGCTGGACTCCTGGCGACTACTGGGCTGAAGCTGGATCCAGTGGTTCTAGGGGCCATGGCTGCAGTGGGCTCACTCCTGCCTTTTCTGTGGAAAGCCTGGGCTGGCTGGGGGTCCAAGAGGCCCCTGGCAGCTCTGTTTCCCACCCCTGGGCCTGTCCTGTTATTCCTGCTCATTCGTTTTGCTGCTTTCTTCTCTGATAGCTTTGTTGTAGCTGAGGCCAGGGCCACCCCCTTCCTTTTGGGCTCACTCATCTTGCTCCTGGTTGCCCAACTTCACTGGGAGGGCAAGCTGCTGCCACCTAAGCTTCTCACAATACCCCGCCTTTGCTTTTCAGCCTCGACAGGCCAGTCACGGCACAGTGGCACACATGCCCTAGGACTTGGAGTTGGGTTGCTTTTATGTATAAGGCTAGCTGGGCTTTTTCATCGCTGCCCTGAAGAGACACCTGCTTGCCATTCCTCTCCCTGGCTGAGTCCCTTGGCATCCATGGTGGGTGGTCGAGCCAAGAATTTGTGGTATGGAGCTTGTGTGGGGGCTTTGGTAGCCCTATTAGCTGCTGTGCGCCTGTGGCTTCGCCGCTATAGCAATCTCAAGAGTCCTGAGCCCTCTGTGCTGTTTGTGCGCTGGGGGCTGCCCCTCATGGTACTGGGCACTGCTGCCTACTGGGCACTGGCATCAGGGGCAGATGAAGCGCCCCCACGTCTCCGGGCCTTGGTTGCTGGGGCATCAGTTGTGCTACCTAGGGCTGTGGCAGGCTTGGCCGCTTCGGGGCTCATGCTGCTGCTCTGGAGACCTGTGACAGTGCTAGTGAAGGCTACGACGGGTACTCCCAGGACCAGGACTGTCCTTACTCCCTTCTCAGGCCCCCCCACTTCTCAGGCTGACCTGGATTATGTGGTTCCTCAAATCTACCGACATATGCAGGAGGAGTTCCGGGGCCGTCTAGAGAGGACCAAATCCCAAGGTCCCCTGACTGTGGCAGCCTATCAGTTGGGGAGTGTCTACTCAGCTGCTATGGTCACGGCTCTCACCCTCTTGGCCTTCCCGCTTCTACTATTGCATGCAGAGCGCATTAGCCTTGTgttcctgcttctgtttctgcagAGCTTCCTGCTCCTGCATCTGCTTGCTGCTGGGATACCCATCACCACCCCTGGTAAATACATTTCTCAGCCCTGATTCATCCAAGGACAGTAGTGATGTGACTTTGGCCCTTCTTGTCTTCAGGGAAGTGTTGCTCCTCAGATTCTTCACACAGTTGGGAGGGTCTTCCTGATGTCCTCTTACCTTGCTATAGCCAAGCAAATTGATCCTTGCCACTGGCTCTTAAGGCCAGCAAGGTTCACaaaggagggagacagaaataCTCCAAGACTCATTTCTTACGGAAATGCTGCATCTTCATGAGTGCATTTCCTGATTTTCCAGTGATGGGAGTGGTGAATTATGAGTATGTAATGTCATAATGAGCTGTAGGTATATGAGATGGAGCATAGTTCAGATTAGAGAAATGGAGGCTTAGTGCCACAGAGGGAATTAGAATAGCAGAGTGTTGAATATAAGGAGGTTGGGGTGATGGGCATGTATGTGTATGCAACATTGAGGTAGTAGGAGTATATGACCATGAAGCAGTAGGCTATGGATTAGGGAATGGGATATGACTGTGAAGTATCTttctccactcccccacccccaggtccttTTACTGTTCCATGGCAGGCAGTCTCTGCTTGGGCCCTCATGGCCACACAGACCTTCTACTCCATGGGCCATCAGCCTGTCTTTCCGGCCATTCATTGGCACGCAGCCTTCGTGGGATTCCCAGAGGGTCATGGGTCTTCCACCTGGCTGCCTGCTCTGCTGGTGGGAGCCAACACCTTTGCCTCCCATCTCCTCTTTGCAGGTACCTTATTCGTCCCCTGCTTCCATCGTTTACTCTTTCTGGAAGGAGAGGAAACTCCTGGATTTGAGTGGGGAGATGTGGTTTTGTTGGCCCTTTGGCACCCCGTAGCCAATGCTAATTGGTGCCTCAGTCAAGTAGGTTGGTTGGGGGCCAGGGTGGCCTGGTTCCTAGGTCCTCCACTGATTCTAGCCCTGCCTTTCTCTGAGGCAGTAGGTTGCCCTTTGCTTCTGCTCTGGCCCTTCCTCTGTGAGAGTCAAGGGGCCCGGAAGAGGTGGCAACACCTAGGGAATGAAGCTGAAGCCAGAGTCaggcctgaggaggaggaggagccacgGATGGAGATGCGGCTCCGGGATGCACCTCATCACTTCAATGCAGCGCTGCTACAGCTGGGCCTCAAGTACCTCTTTGTCCTTGGTATTCAGGTGGGTACAGGGAGAGGTCACTGAGTTAGTGACCTTTTCTCATGATCACATTCCTTCTTTCATACTTTGCTAAcccaacctcccaccccctccaggAGAGAGCCTTGACTGAAATACAGATAAGCAAAATGGTTGCCCAAGGCTGTGGCCTCAAGGGGCTGTATGGAAacttgaacctgggtctccaTAATCCTATCTTGGACTGTAACCTCTCTACAAGCTAGGTCTAGACCCTGCTGGTTGCATTTGGGGATTCTTCCTTTAGTGGACAGACTGGAAAAACTGAGGTGATAGACAGGATTCTTTCCCAGGCTATGGTCATGGCTCGTCCTTCTCTTCAGAGGCAGGAGGTGTGACCCTGACATCTTCCTCCATCCTGGGAGGCAGAGCCTGAGTGTAATCAACACAGATGGATAGtgcttgaccaaggtcacacagtgaatCATGGTGGGGCCAGGAAAAAAATTAGTTCTCCTAACTCCTCACCCAGGTTTCTTTCCACTGACATGCACTACTTTCCTACTCCTCCCTTCTTCACAGGGGCCTACAGCAACTCTCCCTTTGAcctgtttcctcctccttcccaagTAA is a window encoding:
- the PIGO gene encoding GPI ethanolamine phosphate transferase 3 isoform X5 translates to MQKISVLLFLAWVSFLFYAGIALFTSGFLLTRLELTNHSSCEEPPGPGSLPWGSQGKPGACWMASRFSRLVLVLVDALRFDFAQPQPSHGPGEPPVSLPFLGKLNSLQRILEIQPHHARLYQSKADPPTTTMQRLKALTTGSLPTFIDAGSNFASYAIVEDNLIKQLTNAGRHVVFMGDDTWKDLFPGAFSQAFFFPSFNVRDLHTVDNGILEHLYPTMDGGEWDVLIAHFLGVDHCGHKYGPHHPEMAKKLSQMDQVIQGLVERLENDTLLVVIGDHGMTITGDHGGDSDLEISAALFLYSPKALFPRVPPKELEIVPQISLVPTLALLLGLPIPFGNIGEVMAELFAEAEDSQPHSSALAQASALHLNAQQVSRFLHTYSAAAQDLQVKELHQLQNLFSKASADYQRLLQSPQGAEAALQTVITELQQFLRGVRAMCIESWARFSLGRMAGGAALMAAACFLCLLVSQWATYPGFHPLLLTPMACGLAGTIVCAGLLATTGLKLDPVVLGAMAAVGSLLPFLWKAWAGWGSKRPLAALFPTPGPVLLFLLIRFAAFFSDSFVVAEARATPFLLGSLILLLVAQLHWEGKLLPPKLLTIPRLCFSASTGQSRHSGTHALGLGVGLLLCIRLAGLFHRCPEETPACHSSPWLSPLASMSFLLLHLLAAGIPITTPGPFTVPWQAVSAWALMATQTFYSMGHQPVFPAIHWHAAFVGFPEGHGSSTWLPALLVGANTFASHLLFAVGCPLLLLWPFLCESQGARKRWQHLGNEAEARVRPEEEEEPRMEMRLRDAPHHFNAALLQLGLKYLFVLGIQILACALAASILRRHLMVWKVFAPKFIFEAMGFIVSSVGLFLGIALVMRVDGAVSSWFRQLILAQQR
- the PIGO gene encoding GPI ethanolamine phosphate transferase 3 isoform X4; this translates as MNSLPATSRMQKISVLLFLAWVSFLFYAGIALFTSGFLLTRLELTNHSSCEEPPGPGSLPWGSQGKPGACWMASRFSRLVLVLVDALRFDFAQPQPSHGPGEPPVSLPFLGKLNSLQRILEIQPHHARLYQSKADPPTTTMQRLKALTTGSLPTFIDAGSNFASYAIVEDNLIKQLTNAGRHVVFMGDDTWKDLFPGAFSQAFFFPSFNVRDLHTVDNGILEHLYPTMDGGEWDVLIAHFLGVDHCGHKYGPHHPEMAKKLSQMDQVIQGLVERLENDTLLVVIGDHGMTITGDHGGDSDLEISAALFLYSPKALFPRVPPKELEIVPQISLVPTLALLLGLPIPFGNIGEVMAELFAEAEDSQPHSSALAQASALHLNAQQVSRFLHTYSAAAQDLQVKELHQLQNLFSKASADYQRLLQSPQGAEAALQTVITELQQFLRGVRAMCIESWARFSLGRMAGGAALMAAACFLCLLVSQWATYPGFHPLLLTPMACGLAGTIVCAGLLATTGLKLDPVVLGAMAAVGSLLPFLWKAWAGWGSKRPLAALFPTPGPVLLFLLIRFAAFFSDSFVVAEARATPFLLGSLILLLVAQLHWEGKLLPPKLLTIPRLCFSASTGQSRHSGTHALGLGVGLLLCIRLAGLFHRCPEETPACHSSPWLSPLASMSFLLLHLLAAGIPITTPGPFTVPWQAVSAWALMATQTFYSMGHQPVFPAIHWHAAFVGFPEGHGSSTWLPALLVGANTFASHLLFAVGCPLLLLWPFLCESQGARKRWQHLGNEAEARVRPEEEEEPRMEMRLRDAPHHFNAALLQLGLKYLFVLGIQILACALAASILRRHLMVWKVFAPKFIFEAMGFIVSSVGLFLGIALVMRVDGAVSSWFRQLILAQQR
- the PIGO gene encoding GPI ethanolamine phosphate transferase 3 isoform X1, with translation MGRRQMAMGRGGPRAALSRACLSVVSVCRRRRRASGRRSSRMQKISVLLFLAWVSFLFYAGIALFTSGFLLTRLELTNHSSCEEPPGPGSLPWGSQGKPGACWMASRFSRLVLVLVDALRFDFAQPQPSHGPGEPPVSLPFLGKLNSLQRILEIQPHHARLYQSKADPPTTTMQRLKALTTGSLPTFIDAGSNFASYAIVEDNLIKQLTNAGRHVVFMGDDTWKDLFPGAFSQAFFFPSFNVRDLHTVDNGILEHLYPTMDGGEWDVLIAHFLGVDHCGHKYGPHHPEMAKKLSQMDQVIQGLVERLENDTLLVVIGDHGMTITGDHGGDSDLEISAALFLYSPKALFPRVPPKELEIVPQISLVPTLALLLGLPIPFGNIGEVMAELFAEAEDSQPHSSALAQASALHLNAQQVSRFLHTYSAAAQDLQVKELHQLQNLFSKASADYQRLLQSPQGAEAALQTVITELQQFLRGVRAMCIESWARFSLGRMAGGAALMAAACFLCLLVSQWATYPGFHPLLLTPMACGLAGTIVCAGLLATTGLKLDPVVLGAMAAVGSLLPFLWKAWAGWGSKRPLAALFPTPGPVLLFLLIRFAAFFSDSFVVAEARATPFLLGSLILLLVAQLHWEGKLLPPKLLTIPRLCFSASTGQSRHSGTHALGLGVGLLLCIRLAGLFHRCPEETPACHSSPWLSPLASMVGGRAKNLWYGACVGALVALLAAVRLWLRRYSNLKSPEPSVLFVRWGLPLMVLGTAAYWALASGADEAPPRLRALVAGASVVLPRAVAGLAASGLMLLLWRPVTVLVKATTGTPRTRTVLTPFSGPPTSQADLDYVVPQIYRHMQEEFRGRLERTKSQGPLTVAAYQLGSVYSAAMVTALTLLAFPLLLLHAERISLVFLLLFLQSFLLLHLLAAGIPITTPGPFTVPWQAVSAWALMATQTFYSMGHQPVFPAIHWHAAFVGFPEGHGSSTWLPALLVGANTFASHLLFAVGCPLLLLWPFLCESQGARKRWQHLGNEAEARVRPEEEEEPRMEMRLRDAPHHFNAALLQLGLKYLFVLGIQILACALAASILRRHLMVWKVFAPKFIFEAMGFIVSSVGLFLGIALVMRVDGAVSSWFRQLILAQQR
- the PIGO gene encoding GPI ethanolamine phosphate transferase 3 isoform X2, whose product is MNSLPATSRMQKISVLLFLAWVSFLFYAGIALFTSGFLLTRLELTNHSSCEEPPGPGSLPWGSQGKPGACWMASRFSRLVLVLVDALRFDFAQPQPSHGPGEPPVSLPFLGKLNSLQRILEIQPHHARLYQSKADPPTTTMQRLKALTTGSLPTFIDAGSNFASYAIVEDNLIKQLTNAGRHVVFMGDDTWKDLFPGAFSQAFFFPSFNVRDLHTVDNGILEHLYPTMDGGEWDVLIAHFLGVDHCGHKYGPHHPEMAKKLSQMDQVIQGLVERLENDTLLVVIGDHGMTITGDHGGDSDLEISAALFLYSPKALFPRVPPKELEIVPQISLVPTLALLLGLPIPFGNIGEVMAELFAEAEDSQPHSSALAQASALHLNAQQVSRFLHTYSAAAQDLQVKELHQLQNLFSKASADYQRLLQSPQGAEAALQTVITELQQFLRGVRAMCIESWARFSLGRMAGGAALMAAACFLCLLVSQWATYPGFHPLLLTPMACGLAGTIVCAGLLATTGLKLDPVVLGAMAAVGSLLPFLWKAWAGWGSKRPLAALFPTPGPVLLFLLIRFAAFFSDSFVVAEARATPFLLGSLILLLVAQLHWEGKLLPPKLLTIPRLCFSASTGQSRHSGTHALGLGVGLLLCIRLAGLFHRCPEETPACHSSPWLSPLASMVGGRAKNLWYGACVGALVALLAAVRLWLRRYSNLKSPEPSVLFVRWGLPLMVLGTAAYWALASGADEAPPRLRALVAGASVVLPRAVAGLAASGLMLLLWRPVTVLVKATTGTPRTRTVLTPFSGPPTSQADLDYVVPQIYRHMQEEFRGRLERTKSQGPLTVAAYQLGSVYSAAMVTALTLLAFPLLLLHAERISLVFLLLFLQSFLLLHLLAAGIPITTPGPFTVPWQAVSAWALMATQTFYSMGHQPVFPAIHWHAAFVGFPEGHGSSTWLPALLVGANTFASHLLFAVGCPLLLLWPFLCESQGARKRWQHLGNEAEARVRPEEEEEPRMEMRLRDAPHHFNAALLQLGLKYLFVLGIQILACALAASILRRHLMVWKVFAPKFIFEAMGFIVSSVGLFLGIALVMRVDGAVSSWFRQLILAQQR
- the PIGO gene encoding GPI ethanolamine phosphate transferase 3 isoform X3; protein product: MQKISVLLFLAWVSFLFYAGIALFTSGFLLTRLELTNHSSCEEPPGPGSLPWGSQGKPGACWMASRFSRLVLVLVDALRFDFAQPQPSHGPGEPPVSLPFLGKLNSLQRILEIQPHHARLYQSKADPPTTTMQRLKALTTGSLPTFIDAGSNFASYAIVEDNLIKQLTNAGRHVVFMGDDTWKDLFPGAFSQAFFFPSFNVRDLHTVDNGILEHLYPTMDGGEWDVLIAHFLGVDHCGHKYGPHHPEMAKKLSQMDQVIQGLVERLENDTLLVVIGDHGMTITGDHGGDSDLEISAALFLYSPKALFPRVPPKELEIVPQISLVPTLALLLGLPIPFGNIGEVMAELFAEAEDSQPHSSALAQASALHLNAQQVSRFLHTYSAAAQDLQVKELHQLQNLFSKASADYQRLLQSPQGAEAALQTVITELQQFLRGVRAMCIESWARFSLGRMAGGAALMAAACFLCLLVSQWATYPGFHPLLLTPMACGLAGTIVCAGLLATTGLKLDPVVLGAMAAVGSLLPFLWKAWAGWGSKRPLAALFPTPGPVLLFLLIRFAAFFSDSFVVAEARATPFLLGSLILLLVAQLHWEGKLLPPKLLTIPRLCFSASTGQSRHSGTHALGLGVGLLLCIRLAGLFHRCPEETPACHSSPWLSPLASMVGGRAKNLWYGACVGALVALLAAVRLWLRRYSNLKSPEPSVLFVRWGLPLMVLGTAAYWALASGADEAPPRLRALVAGASVVLPRAVAGLAASGLMLLLWRPVTVLVKATTGTPRTRTVLTPFSGPPTSQADLDYVVPQIYRHMQEEFRGRLERTKSQGPLTVAAYQLGSVYSAAMVTALTLLAFPLLLLHAERISLVFLLLFLQSFLLLHLLAAGIPITTPGPFTVPWQAVSAWALMATQTFYSMGHQPVFPAIHWHAAFVGFPEGHGSSTWLPALLVGANTFASHLLFAVGCPLLLLWPFLCESQGARKRWQHLGNEAEARVRPEEEEEPRMEMRLRDAPHHFNAALLQLGLKYLFVLGIQILACALAASILRRHLMVWKVFAPKFIFEAMGFIVSSVGLFLGIALVMRVDGAVSSWFRQLILAQQR